The following proteins are encoded in a genomic region of Primulina huaijiensis isolate GDHJ02 unplaced genomic scaffold, ASM1229523v2 scaffold208070, whole genome shotgun sequence:
- the LOC140966823 gene encoding nudix hydrolase 15, mitochondrial-like, with amino-acid sequence MAECEILHDRLKEKLIAGENGIHHSAVLPRNKRAAVLICLFDGKEGELRVILTRRSMKLSSHPGDVALPGGKMDEGDADDSATALREAMEEIGLMPNLVQVVANLEPFISSNLLSVVPVVGLLSKVEEFDPALNEDEVDAIFDAPLEMFLKEDGRHRCEEKQWGKWKYACHLFDFESDEGRNFIIGGLTASILIQAASIIYQKSPSFNQNLPDFSQLQWALNSTI; translated from the exons ATGGCTGAATGTGAAATCCTCCATGATCGACTGAAAGAGAAGCTAATAGCTGGCGAAAATGGAATTCATCACTCCGCTGTTTTACCCCGGAACAAGAGAGCAGCGGTTTTGATATGCTTATTTGATGGAAAAGAAGGAGAGTTGCGCGTAATTCTCACTAGAAGATCCATGAAATTGTCGTCTCATCCAG GAGATGTAGCTTTGCCTGGAGGCAAGATGGATGAAGGAGATGCAGATGACAGCGCCACTGCTTTAAGAGAAGCTatggaagaaattggattgatGCCGAATCTTGTCCAAGTGGTGGCCAACCTAGAGCCGTTTATTTCATCG AATCTACTGAGTGTGGTGCCAGTTGTAGGGCTATTGTCTAAAGTAGAAGAGTTCGATCCCGCACTTAATGAAGATGAAGTTGATGCCATATTTGATGCACCACTGGAGATGTTTCTCAAG GAAGATGGTCGGCACagatgtgaagaaaaacagTGGGGAAAGTGGAAATACGCCTGCCATCTGTTTGATTTTGAATCGGATGAAGGGAGGAATTTCATTATAGGGGGGCTAACTGCAAGCATTCTAATTCAAGCTGCCTCAATCATCTACCAAAAGTCTCCATCTTTCAACCAAAATCTTCCAGATTTCAGTCAATTACAATGGGCCTTGAACTCTACGATATAG